In Candidatus Woesebacteria bacterium, one DNA window encodes the following:
- a CDS encoding Glycosyl transferase group 1, whose translation MRIGIDISQIVYSTGVSIYTENLVKSLLEVDVKNEYLLFGGSFRRREGLISFAKSLDYKYGSRVKSRIFHLPPTFLDWLWNKWHILPVETFTGRLNVFHSSDWVQPPSYGFRVTTIHDLSPLRFPKLTHPKIVEVTKNRLKWIKKEVDRIIVPSQATYEDLLLLKFDRRKIKVIPEAVDPFYKKISSKEKDSVRKKYRADNFILAVGTNKRKNLDRIISAFDLVKAGKDLKLIVVGEKISEFQGKRGVIFAGQVTKNELRRLYNSASALVYPSLYEGFGLPILEAFACGCPVVTSNVSSLPEVAGKAAILVNPYDESDIADGIKTALLRQKSLVKEGEKRLKMFSWHEAARKTLEVYEEALA comes from the coding sequence TATACTGAAAACTTGGTTAAAAGCCTTCTTGAAGTTGATGTAAAGAACGAATATCTCCTTTTTGGTGGTTCTTTTAGAAGGAGAGAGGGCTTGATTAGCTTTGCTAAAAGTCTTGATTATAAGTACGGCTCTCGTGTCAAAAGCCGTATTTTCCATTTGCCTCCAACTTTTCTTGATTGGCTTTGGAACAAATGGCATATTTTGCCGGTTGAAACTTTTACTGGGAGACTTAATGTTTTTCATTCTTCTGATTGGGTTCAACCTCCTTCTTATGGTTTTCGTGTAACAACAATTCACGATCTTTCTCCTTTGCGATTCCCAAAGTTGACACACCCCAAAATAGTTGAGGTAACAAAAAATAGATTAAAGTGGATAAAAAAGGAAGTTGATAGAATCATTGTTCCAAGCCAGGCAACTTATGAGGATCTTCTGCTTTTAAAGTTTGACAGAAGAAAAATTAAAGTTATTCCTGAGGCAGTCGACCCTTTTTATAAAAAGATTTCTTCAAAGGAAAAAGATTCGGTTAGGAAAAAATATCGTGCTGATAATTTTATTTTAGCTGTCGGTACAAACAAGAGAAAGAATCTAGATCGTATAATTTCGGCTTTTGATTTAGTTAAGGCGGGTAAAGACTTAAAACTGATTGTGGTTGGAGAGAAGATCTCCGAATTTCAGGGCAAAAGGGGAGTCATTTTTGCAGGTCAAGTGACTAAGAATGAATTAAGAAGGCTTTACAATAGCGCATCGGCCTTGGTCTATCCGTCTTTGTACGAAGGGTTTGGATTGCCTATCCTTGAGGCTTTTGCCTGTGGCTGTCCAGTTGTGACCTCAAATGTTTCAAGTCTTCCTGAGGTAGCAGGAAAAGCAGCAATTTTGGTTAATCCATATGATGAGTCAGATATTGCGGATGGTATAAAAACAGCCCTTTTGAGACAAAAGAGTCTAGTAAAGGAAGGGGAAAAGAGATTAAAGATGTTCTCTTGGCATGAAGCTGCACGAAAAACACTTGAAGTTTACGAAGAAGCTTTAGCCTAA
- a CDS encoding O-Antigen Polymerase, producing MHKYLSKFEEFLFWLILSVLVFVLLYQKFPFIELPRMVVSVRLEDFLILFTVLSFSFYIFFSGKWKDLIKNRIFQAAVLFWLVGIVSSYSAISLIQTVSFSAVVFHFLRRVELLILVFLGMTIPINKRRFTLFLLTLFISLFIVNFYAVGQLYFHFPSISTINTELSKGKIVYLVPGQRVNSTFAGHYDLAVFLVMMMLLLVSFVVYLLPFVRKDKIKFFVFLLLIFALGLSFYVFMLTAARLSFIALFLGVVFLLLLLNKKKLILFSVLIFLAILAYPSQLRDRFLLTIKVNISKEWISFSAVNKEQEKRSQLNIPTLPSSGKRLDVGENLPADVVPGEPVNIAEVAVYRSFEIRTKVEWPRAWRAFLRNPFLGSGYSSVELATDNDFLRLLAEVGILGFFTFVILIYLIFKRLFYFWKKSSGFLRYYISAVIALFFAFIINSFLIDVFEASKIASLLWLLLGVTFGYLDYNFRAVKRI from the coding sequence ATGCACAAATACTTAAGCAAATTTGAAGAGTTTTTGTTTTGGCTTATCCTTTCTGTCTTGGTGTTTGTCCTTTTGTATCAGAAATTTCCTTTTATTGAACTACCCAGGATGGTGGTTTCGGTGAGGCTTGAAGATTTTCTTATTCTTTTCACTGTATTGTCTTTTAGTTTTTATATTTTCTTTTCTGGTAAGTGGAAAGATTTAATTAAGAATAGAATTTTTCAAGCCGCTGTTTTGTTTTGGTTAGTAGGAATCGTGTCCTCTTATTCTGCTATATCCTTGATTCAAACTGTTTCTTTTTCTGCAGTTGTTTTTCATTTTTTAAGAAGAGTTGAACTTTTGATTCTTGTTTTTTTGGGAATGACTATTCCTATAAATAAGCGAAGATTTACTTTGTTTCTTTTGACTTTATTTATTTCTCTTTTTATTGTTAACTTTTATGCTGTAGGTCAGCTTTATTTTCACTTTCCCAGTATTTCAACTATAAATACAGAGCTCTCAAAAGGAAAAATCGTTTATCTTGTTCCTGGCCAGAGAGTAAATTCTACTTTTGCTGGACATTACGATTTGGCTGTATTTTTGGTAATGATGATGCTTCTTCTAGTTTCTTTTGTCGTCTATCTCTTACCTTTTGTTAGAAAGGATAAGATAAAGTTTTTTGTCTTTCTTCTTTTAATTTTTGCTTTGGGACTCTCTTTTTATGTTTTTATGTTAACTGCGGCACGCCTTTCTTTTATTGCCCTTTTTCTTGGTGTTGTCTTTCTGCTACTTTTACTTAATAAAAAGAAGCTTATTCTTTTTTCTGTCTTGATCTTCCTTGCAATTTTGGCTTATCCTTCACAACTTCGCGATCGTTTTCTTTTGACAATTAAGGTTAATATATCTAAAGAGTGGATTTCATTTAGCGCTGTAAACAAAGAGCAGGAAAAAAGAAGTCAGCTTAATATCCCGACACTGCCTTCAAGCGGTAAAAGACTTGATGTCGGCGAAAACTTACCGGCCGATGTCGTTCCGGGAGAACCCGTTAATATTGCTGAAGTTGCGGTTTATCGCTCTTTTGAGATTAGAACTAAAGTTGAGTGGCCAAGGGCTTGGCGAGCGTTTTTAAGAAACCCCTTCTTGGGAAGTGGCTATTCTTCAGTAGAGCTTGCAACTGATAATGATTTCTTAAGGCTTTTGGCAGAGGTAGGAATTCTTGGTTTTTTTACTTTTGTCATATTGATTTATTTAATCTTTAAAAGACTGTTTTATTTTTGGAAAAAGTCGTCAGGTTTTTTGAGATATTATATTTCGGCTGTTATAGCCTTGTTTTTTGCCTTTATTATCAACAGTTTCTTGATTGACGTTTTTGAGGCAAGTAAAATAGCTTCTTTACTTTGGCTTTTACTTGGAGTAACTTTTGGGTATCTGGATTATAATTTTAGGGCTGTCAAAAGAATATGA
- a CDS encoding Maltose O-acetyltransferase — MKSFFKDKHGQSLSWSEALRKITNRFYNYFLDFELMLLRWVGHVPSHIIRNNIYRLFGIKIGRGSTFHMWASFFDPKNIVVGEDTIIGDHAFLDGRDKIIIGSHTDIASSVMIFNSEHDLADKDFKAINEPVVIGDYCFIGPRVIILPGVKIGKGAVVAAGAVVTKDVGDFEIVGGVPARVIGERKLKELNYRLGRARLFQ; from the coding sequence ATGAAAAGTTTTTTTAAAGATAAACATGGTCAAAGTCTTAGCTGGAGCGAGGCTTTAAGGAAGATAACCAATAGGTTTTATAATTATTTTCTTGATTTTGAGTTGATGCTTCTTCGCTGGGTGGGGCACGTTCCCTCGCATATCATAAGAAACAATATCTATCGTCTTTTTGGAATAAAGATTGGTCGTGGTTCAACTTTCCACATGTGGGCTAGTTTTTTTGATCCTAAGAATATAGTTGTTGGGGAGGATACTATCATTGGGGATCATGCTTTTTTGGATGGTAGGGACAAAATAATCATTGGAAGTCATACAGACATTGCCTCCTCTGTAATGATTTTTAATTCCGAGCACGATTTGGCAGATAAAGATTTTAAGGCAATAAATGAGCCTGTTGTCATAGGTGATTATTGTTTTATCGGACCTCGGGTTATTATCTTGCCTGGAGTTAAAATAGGCAAAGGAGCAGTTGTTGCAGCAGGAGCTGTTGTTACCAAAGATGTTGGTGATTTTGAAATAGTTGGTGGAGTGCCTGCCAGGGTGATAGGAGAAAGGAAATTGAAAGAATTAAATTATCGCCTTGGCAGAGCAAGACTTTTCCAATAA
- a CDS encoding Glycosyl transferase group 1, whose product MPLPVPNFWEYKVIPGKGLWILTRLMPYLWANQDKLDLLFSPSHYTVPFLSIPRVVSIMDLGYLEFSEQFEKKVFWQLKYWSAISIFVSKGIIAISKETARDILRHYPFASRKITVTYLGYDKERFYFPIPKDNVRQVQRKYKIGKNYILYLGTLKPSKNIEGLIEAFAKIKEEFPDYQLVIAGKKGWLFENIFEKVKKLGIEKKVIFTDFVDEIDKPGLISGARVFVSPSFWEGFGLIALESMACGTPVVVSNIASFPEVVRDAGILVDPYCVQSIADGIKKVLGMREKEYNELVKKGIKRAQLFSWEKTAKETLSFFDKILGK is encoded by the coding sequence ATGCCTCTTCCTGTGCCTAATTTTTGGGAGTACAAAGTTATACCCGGAAAGGGCCTTTGGATTTTGACAAGGCTGATGCCTTATCTTTGGGCTAATCAAGACAAGTTAGATCTTTTATTTTCTCCTAGCCATTATACAGTGCCCTTTTTAAGTATTCCAAGAGTGGTTTCCATAATGGACTTAGGATATCTTGAATTTTCGGAACAATTTGAAAAAAAAGTGTTTTGGCAGTTAAAGTATTGGAGTGCTATCTCTATTTTTGTATCAAAAGGTATCATAGCCATCTCAAAAGAAACTGCTCGTGATATTTTGCGACATTATCCTTTTGCTTCCCGCAAGATTACTGTAACTTATCTTGGCTATGACAAGGAAAGATTTTACTTTCCAATCCCTAAAGATAATGTGCGACAGGTGCAAAGAAAGTATAAAATTGGTAAAAACTATATCCTCTATCTTGGAACTTTAAAGCCAAGTAAAAATATTGAGGGTCTAATTGAGGCTTTTGCAAAAATAAAAGAGGAATTCCCTGATTATCAATTGGTGATTGCTGGTAAAAAGGGTTGGCTTTTTGAGAATATCTTTGAGAAAGTAAAAAAGTTGGGTATTGAAAAGAAAGTTATCTTTACCGATTTTGTTGATGAAATAGATAAGCCGGGATTAATTTCAGGCGCTCGTGTTTTTGTTAGCCCGTCTTTTTGGGAAGGATTTGGGTTAATTGCGCTTGAATCTATGGCTTGTGGAACACCTGTTGTGGTCTCAAACATCGCGAGCTTTCCTGAAGTGGTTCGTGATGCTGGGATTTTGGTTGATCCTTATTGTGTCCAGTCAATTGCAGATGGTATTAAGAAAGTGCTTGGTATGAGGGAAAAAGAGTATAATGAATTGGTTAAGAAGGGAATTAAACGCGCTCAGCTTTTTTCTTGGGAGAAAACGGCTAAAGAAACTTTGTCTTTCTTTGATAAAATATTAGGAAAATGA
- a CDS encoding Glycosyl transferase, family 2: MDKKWRRKVKIVVVDNASNDGSLDYLKPKFKDVDFIASDRNLGFAGGNNLALKRYLNKAEYFLILNSDTEVLEGSLDKLYSFAKSGFDICSPKLLNPDMSFQPSGGELPYFWPLFFWISGLDDIFRPILRLPSYQERNLKYFKDGALVGWVAGAAMLVSKKVFEKIGFLDDKIFMYGEDVDFCFRAKKAGFKIGFTDKAEIIHLGGASLDKPQLRQWLGEFRGLLYFYEKHFGELSRTFLLFLIYLFVALRSVAFLFVGKVSYAKTYAQILKQI, from the coding sequence TTGGATAAGAAATGGCGTAGGAAGGTCAAGATTGTGGTGGTTGACAATGCTTCAAATGATGGATCTCTTGATTACCTTAAGCCAAAATTTAAAGATGTAGATTTTATTGCTTCAGACAGGAATTTGGGGTTTGCCGGGGGAAATAATTTGGCACTCAAGCGATATCTAAATAAAGCTGAATATTTTTTAATTCTCAATTCAGATACGGAAGTTTTGGAAGGCTCTCTTGACAAACTTTATAGTTTTGCCAAGTCAGGCTTTGATATTTGTTCTCCTAAGCTACTTAATCCTGATATGAGTTTTCAACCAAGTGGAGGAGAATTGCCTTATTTTTGGCCTTTGTTTTTTTGGATATCGGGGCTTGATGATATTTTTCGCCCTATCTTAAGGCTTCCTTCTTATCAGGAAAGAAACCTGAAATACTTTAAAGATGGAGCCTTGGTTGGTTGGGTTGCAGGCGCTGCAATGCTGGTCTCAAAAAAAGTGTTTGAAAAAATAGGATTTTTGGATGATAAGATTTTTATGTATGGAGAAGATGTTGATTTTTGTTTCAGGGCAAAAAAGGCAGGATTTAAAATTGGTTTTACCGATAAAGCAGAAATAATTCATCTTGGTGGTGCTAGTTTAGATAAACCTCAGCTGAGGCAATGGCTGGGGGAATTTAGAGGGCTTTTGTATTTCTATGAAAAACATTTTGGCGAGCTGTCAAGAACTTTTCTTTTATTTTTAATTTATCTTTTTGTAGCTTTAAGGTCGGTGGCTTTTCTTTTTGTTGGTAAGGTTAGTTATGCGAAAACTTATGCACAAATACTTAAGCAAATTTGA